The Rosa rugosa chromosome 1, drRosRugo1.1, whole genome shotgun sequence genomic sequence AAGGGCGTGAAGAGGATGGTGATGGTTTTAGAGAGCTGGAAGAAATGATATTTCAGATTCTCTCCTCCCCTTAATAGCTAAAATTTCAGTTGAAGAAGGAAGAGAGCGAGCGAGAGAGAGCGAGTCAGAGAGGGAGAGATGACTCACTGAGTCAACtcggaaggagaagaagaaagatgttccaacccaacaacaacaacaacaatcagGTGAGTCGTCGCTCTCAAATTTCTCTTCACTCTGAGAAAATGCGAGAACATATTGATTAGGTTTATGTAATTCTCACTGTTTCTGTTCTTGAAGAATTTGAAAGAATCGTAGCATTGGGAACTTGATAATTCAAATGCATGTTGTTAATCTCGTCGCCATTGGTTTTTGGCGCATTGAAATTCGTAGAAGATGAACTTGAATTGTTGTAATCAGGGGCGGAGCCAGAAAATATTTTTAGGTAAGGCAAGACAATGGCAGGAGGGCAAGAAGggaaaattatagggaagctatAGATTCTGGAGGCAATTATGAATATTTTGCCCTGGTTTTGCCATGTTTTTGCCCAATTTCTGCCATTTTCACAAACCTTGCCTACACCAAATCAGTGTAAACTCAAAAACCCAGTCTAGGCAAGTGCCTAATCTGGCCTCTATGTGAATCCGCCCTGGCTGTAATCTGTAATTTTGTGAATTCTGAGTGGTTTTTTGTGACTGGGTTTTCGTGAATTTCCTCTTTTTGAGCTCTGGAATTTGATTTTTGAGTCGGTTTTTGTTTCGAAGGAAATGGTAGAAAGTTTGATTATTGAAAGATTGACATGCTAATTTTTATGTATTGGTCAGAATGTGAGGTTTGGAAATTGGACTAGGGTTTTGGGATGATGAAGTTATGCATTTTCACTCTTGGAAGATGTATTACGAATTTGGGGCAGTGCAATTTTCTGTCGAAGTTGTAATTGCCATATTTAGGTTGTGCTTGGTTGACTCTGAATTTTTCGGTAGACACCGCCACTGTGATAGGAAAAAAACGGTTATAGATGACTTGATTGCTTTTGCGGTGAGTGGAGATTGTTTAGAACTTTGCTTGCTTttctgtttggtttgaaacCACTTGTTACCCGCGACTCCGCGAGCAAAGATTTTTTAAAGtccttttcttttggaaacTTATCTGTACTTTTAGGGGCTTGTTAAATGATATATATAGTAGAATAGTCAAGAAGAAAAGCAAAGTTTATGTACATGCATCTGGGTTTTTATTTGTGTCATTTGGTCATCCTTTTGCAGCTTCCAATTGAGTCATTACCTATTCAAGATCCATCAGCACTGATGTGAgtggataaaaaagaaaataaataaattaaaaaaacccAGAGGAGGAtagagagctggaagaagaagaggtaaaaaaaaaaaaaacaagagagagagagaagaaaataaaaaaattttaaaaaaaaactaagtgaGGGTAAATTAGACATTTCAGCGCATGAggagtgccacgtcagcaatttaatgGACAATTTGAAcggagcttgacggcagggacgaaatgggaggaaattgagagtattCAGGGACCTTTTAGatgaaattcaaaggtcagggactgaaacgatgaaaccctataagtatagggagtaaacagtaattaactcAATATATAAACTATAGAGTAAGACTTCAAGATCTCAAGTCTCAACCTATTAGAATTATGTGTAGTTTGAAAATCGTTTAATAGTCAGGTGGGAAAAGaatttgttttgatttaatttCTGTTCTCCCCAAATCATTCTTCTGGTACCGTACCACTATAACTGCAATCTGCAACTGACCTATTTTAGGCAATTAGTTAATAATGCAGGCCACCTCTTCCAATATCTCTGGTAGTCTGGTTGAACCCTTGTGAAGTTGTTATATTACTGGCAAAAAAATTAGGTTTAATGAATTCTAAGTGAACTGACTTGGCTAGCTAGATTAACTCTGAAATCTTTTGTATTAACAATGAAGGACTAAATAAAGATCAAACTTGCATTTCTTTTAGCTAATACTTCGGAGCTAGGTTTTCTTGCCCTAGCATCCTTGGTTTTCTGTAGTGCCGTCGGACGGCTATAGTAGGTGCTCCGATCACCCTGTTTTCTCAACAAGAACGTGCTGATTTGGAATTGTCAAGGAATCGTCAATAGACGAACTCGTCATGCCCTCAAGTTATTAATCCAGAAGCATCGAGCGAATCTGGTTTTTCTCAGTGAGACGCACTGCACCAAGGAACAACATCAGTCACTTCTTCGCTCTGCTGGTCTTTCTCATATTGCTCACTTTGATCGAGTTGATCGTTCTGGGGGTTTGGCTTTACTTTGGGATGATACTATCTCCGTTACGGTTCACGATATGGATCGATATTATATTGATGCTTTCATCAATGCTCTGAACGAGGCAGAATAGAGGTTCACGGGCTTTTATGGCCATCCTGAAACTGGTCAGCGTCATACATCTTGGGATTTGCTACGGTCTCTTGTTCGAAACCCGGGAGAGCGATGGGTTGTTGCCGGTGATTTCAATGAGATTTTGGAACTGGGTGAGAAATTCGGGGGTAGACTACGCAGTGTTAGTCAGATGCAAGCCTTCCGGCAAGCGCTGTCAGATTGCAATTTGAATGATATGGGGGCAGCGGGTGGTCTCTATACATGGTGTGATTCTAACACAAAGGAGAGGCTTGACAGGGGTACTTGTACGCCGGCTTGGAGTTCAGAGTTTGGTTTCTCCAAAATCATCAATCTCCACCCGTGCCGGTCTGATCATACTCCTCTTCTGCTGGAAGTGCGTAAGGAACAAATGCGTCAGGACTTCTACCGGCGTCAATTCCGGTTTGAAGAAATGTGGTGTGCTCATGAAGGTTTCTCGGCCAAGATGGAGGAGGCCTGGGGCACCCCATATGGGGGGGGGCACCGATGTTGGAGCTTTGCCGAAAGCTTAAAGGGTTGGGAACTCAATTCTTGGATTAGGATCGTACTGTTTTTCGGAGCCGAAAGGAAGAAGTGGAAGCTGTAAGAGCGCAGTTAGATGCGCTTCTCCAGAAACCTTTTGATCAGAATGATCAGACCTCTAAGCTTCAACTCTCACAACGTTTGAATGAATTAATGTCTATTGATGAGACGTATTGGAGACAGCGTTCTAGAGCGATCTGGCTCAAGGATGGAGATCGGAATTCGCGATTTTTCCATAAGAAAGCATCGAACAGGAGACAGAAGAATAGAATTAAGGGTCTATTCGATGCTAATGGGGTATGGCAAGAGTCCAAGGCAGGTATCGAAAGTGTGGTTTTGGAGTATTTTCAGACTATTTTTAGTTCCCACACCCTTGATGTGGAGGCTCAAAATTTGGTTCTCCAGACCATTGAACCCCGAGTTTCTACTCAGATGAATGAGACGTTACTAGCACCATATTGTTTGGAGGAAGTCCGTATAGCTCTTTTTCAGATGCATCCTTCAAAGGCGCCAGGTCCGGATGGTCTTTCACCTTTCTTTTTTCAGAAATATTGGGATCTCGTTGGCCATGAGGTTAGTAATGCGGTCATTTCGATGTTAACTCATTTGGAAATGCCCCCAGACTTGACTTATACTTATGTTGCTcttatccctaaggttagggagGTGGTGAATATGTCGCATCTGCGACCTATTGCGTTATGCAATGTCATTTATAAGATTGCCTCTAAAGTTCTTGCTAATAGACTCAAGAGTTTCTTGCCAGGGATTATCTCTCCTCAACAAAGTGTTTTTGTTCCTGATCATCTGATCTCTGATAATACTTTGGTAGCTTCGGAGTTAGCTCATTATATGCACAAGTTGAGGCGGGGACAGGAGGGCTTTTTAGCCCTTAAGCTGGACATTAGAAAAGCCTATGATAGGCTTGAGTGGGGCTTTTTACAGAGAATCATGTTGAAGATGGGTTTTACTGAGCAATGGGTGGGTGCAACTGATAATGTCTTGCTTATCTACAGTGCGTTATTCTTTTCTTATTAATGGTACTCCCCGGGGGTTTGTCACTCCACAACGTGGGTTGCGGCAAGGTGACCCATTGTCACCTTATCTTTTCTTGTTATGTGCTAAAGGTTTATCTGCACTGATTACACACTCGGTCTCGTCTGGTCATTGGCAAGGGTTGCGCATTTGTGACGGGGCGCCTTCTATTAGCCATCTCCTTTTTGCTGACGATAGTATGCTCTACTCTAGTGCTACATCTCAGGATTGTACCTTGATTCGGAATTTATTAAATATTTATGAACGAGCTTCTGGGCAACAGGTGAATTTGCAGAAGAGTAATGTGGTTTTCAGTGGGAGTGTCCTTCCCCACATGCGGGTTTCTATGGCACAGATTCTGGGAGTGCAAGCGGTGGATAAGCATGAGAAATATCTGGGTATTCCAACTCTTGTTGGCAGATCCAAGTCTGATACTTTTGCTTACATTAAAGATAATTTGTCCAAAAAACTAACTGGTTGGAGGTCTAAATTACTTAGTGCAGCAGGAAGGGAGATTTTAATTAAAGTGGTGGCGCAGGCTATTCCGTTGTACACAATGAATTGTTACCTGCTCCCCCAGACCCTTATTCAGGAACTTTATCAGTTATGTGCCCAATTCTGGTGGGGGAGTACGGAGGAGAAAAAGGGGATGCATTGGCGGGCATGGGATGATTTGTGTAAACCTAAAAGTGTGGGAGGCATGGGATTTCGACATTTATTCGCTTTCAACTTGGCTATGCTAGCCAAGCAGGGCTGGAGATTAATCCAAAGCCCTGATTCTTTGATTGGTCAATTGTTCAAAGCTCTTTATTTTCCAACTAGCAACTTTTGGGAAGTTACATTAGGGACACAGCCTTCATATGCTTGGAGAAGTATTTTGCATGGGAGAGACATACTTCGAGCTGGTATTCAGCGTCATATTGGGAATGGTCTGTCTACTAACATTTGGACAGACCCGTGGTTATGTGGGGAGGAGTTGGGTGTTTATCTTTCAGATCGTGTTACATATGTAGCTGACCTCTTCCTGTCCCCAGGTGTGTGGAATTCTACTTTGCTTTCAGAACTTTTTCCTGCTCATATTGTTCAAAAGATCTTTGATATTCCGCTTAGTCCCCGGAATCATGAGGATAGATGGATTTGGGGTGGGGACAAAAAAGGCCGGTTTACAGTGAAGTCAGCCTACCATGTGGCTCGACACAGAGTTCTTGCTGATCATTCTTCCGCGACTCAATCTAAGTGCGGCTTTGTGGAATCAAGTGTGGAAAGCATATGTGCCCAATACTGTGAAAATCTGTGCATGGAAAGCAGCGGCTAATATTCTTCCTACTCGGAGTCGGCTAAGTGAACGTGGTATTGATCTTGATACCCAATGCCCACTCCGTAACGAAGACGTTGAGACGCCTATCCATGTGGTTCGTGACTGTCCTCACGCTGCTAGCTTGATTGAAGGCTCCAATTTACCCTTGGTTTCGGCCCCTACAAATGTTGTTGACTGGTTGGTTACTGTCCATAATTTGACTCCTCAAAACTTTGCCCCTTCCTTGATGATCTTGTGGGATACTTGGAGAAATAGGAATGCCAAAGTTTGGGATGGAGATTTCAAGCAAGCCTCTGAGGTGGTACCCATGACTTTGGGATGGTGGAAGGATTACAAAGCAGCCCATGTTGCTACTCAGTCCGTGTCGGGGATCCGAGTCATGCCAAAGTGGATTAAGCTTCTAGTTGGCTATGTGAAGTTGAATGTTGATGTAGCGTTTGATCAAACCTCTAGGCGTACAGGGTTGGGAGGAGTGTTTCGTGATCATACTGGGCTGTTTCTGTATGCGTTTAGGCATTCGGTCATGACAGCAAACTCAGCCAAACATGCTGAGCTGTTGGCCCTGCTTCTTGGGGTGCAGACAACCCTTGAGCATCATCTCACACCTCTAATTGTGGAAACCGATTGCCTGGAGTTGATGACAGCTCTGTCGTCTTCTTCTTTAGCCTACTCGGACTTGGGTTTTCTGTTAGCAGACCTACGAGAGCTATTGCATGAAGCTTTGGATGCTCGTGTTCTAAGGTGGGAAGACAAGCCAATGGAGAGGCTCATATCTTGGCGCGAGATGCTAAGAATGCTGATTCTCAGTTGGAATTTTTTTCAACTATTCCTCCGTTTGTGGAGGCAATTTTAATCTCTGATTGTAATGATGTTTCATCAATGAATTAGTCTTtcattcccctcaaaaaaaaaaatgaaggactAAAATCTACACTAGCTTATTATTAGTTAGGCATCCCCTTTCTGTTCCTGGGAATGCtactggaaaaagaaaaagggccaTTTGGTAGAGCATGCAAATTCCATTAATATGCACAAAGCTCTTCCTGGAAATTTTTACTCAACGTGGGTTGGTTTCAACTTTCAgaaaattttatagtttttggCAACGCAGTTACTTTGATCCATCCATTTCAACATCGAGATCAACATCGCACTCATGGAGCTGCATGTATAGATTGTTATAAAAAGAGAGACTAATGCCACTAAATTAAATAATACTCGGTATTAATTCAATTATTAAGTTAAAGAATTTCATTaacatattatttattttttaacttcaattttttttagcaTGTTTACAAGTGATATACGTATAATTATATTCAAACAAAAACTTATTTTAGTAAGTAAGGAGCTTATTCACTTTAAAagtgattttttttaattaccaTAGAAATTATCTAACgagtaagatttttttttttaatcaaggcaaaaagccaatatattgatcacaaaccaaaatgaccattacataccttCCTGCTACCAATTAGGGGTAGGTAATAATTAAGTTGTGCTAGTACCCATAGTGATACGTGGAAACTAGggcactcatttgacattaaatacatTTGAAATAGCATGAATCTTCCTTGGTACTACTTCAGAAGATCCGTTAGAAGCACAAAAAAGTGCATTGGTCCCTAAAAAACTTAgtgaattattgaaagtaaactaAGCTATTAACATAATGCAAGCCTAAATCAACCAGGCCCATTTTACTCAGACCCAAATGGGAACAACCCAAGGACAGCTTCACCCAAGCCATAGTGAACCGGTCCAAACCCGGCCCaagtcatcatcttcttcacgTGCCGCCGCCCATCACCGTCTCGTCCGGCGCTGCCACAGCCTTCGTTGCAGCTGCTTCCCAAAGCCCCGTCACAACAACGTACTCCGACCACCGTGAACTCCAAACGGTTGAAAACCAAACAAACTCGAAACACCACGCCCTGATTTTCCCAAAAACCAGACAGATGCAGTCTACCTAAAGCCATCATCACTGTCACCGACCCCAGAATCATAGCAGCCAACCACGCACTCGGAGATGCCACACCAAACCGCCGCCGAGACACAATCTGCCAAAACTTCGAGCAAACCATCCAAATCACAGCCCCCGAGCCCGACCTGTAGATCACCCGTCCGGCAACCGCACAAAGACACTGACAGGGCATGAAGGCCAGCAAGATGTCACGCGCGCCTCCGGATGAGCGCGGTTTTGCAAACGATCTTTAGCGTACTCAGGGTTTTTAGCCAGAGAGAAAAGTTCCCTAGCTttgagaaaagacaaaaaaatgcTGAGGGAGCAACATCAAAATAAGGAGTAAGATTTGTTGTCCCCCTTAATGTAGAATAACATGAAGACACATAAtatgtgttgagaatatatatatcccacatgggaaaaatgagacattgtctataggtttataagggtttgagccactccatctattgccaattggttttagatgtgaaccccagattactttatcatggtatcagagccaagttacccacgtgtgcatgcctaacggccacacaggctccacgtcacccaaagttgtccacgtgtatgactTGAAAATTCGTCACACGTGCGgaggcgtgttgagaatatatacatcccacatgggaaaaatgagacattgcctaTAGGTTTATAATGGTTTGGGCCACTTCATCCGTTGCCAATTGATTTTTAATGTGAATCTCAGATTATTTTATCAATATGTACTGGAAAAATTAAATAACACTGACCAAAATTACAATTACGGTTCgtcttcaaaaaagaaaaattttacaATTATCGATTGTAATTACATCTTAGCAAAGGAGATCTTTTGGAATCTCGattcttcttttgtttcttccCTGAAAACTGTATGTGAGTGAGGCTCGACTTGTCACCGTTGCTAGGCAACACTTCACTTCACTTACTCATTTGTTCggttatttcaaacaaatcggCAACACTTTAAGTGCTATCAGACAGCAGGTTCGTGCTGGTGGGGCAGCTGGGGTTCATTTTTCAATCAGATCATCATCGCGATCAAACAAGTAGGTGGAGGATACTAAATATGCAGAAAAATGAGCTGCAGATGGGACCCTTCTGGAGAAGTTGCGACTTGACACCTTGCTCTTCTTACTGATCATAGATAAGAGGATGTACCTGAAAATAAACCCAAGGCAAAATACAATATATGCTGAGCTACTGAACAAAGTAATGCAGCACTAACTTGCCGATCGAACGCTCTAGGGTTACAGTCACTGAGCCCTAATGTCATTTTCTTCATCATTCACcacaaaaaaatttaaatattgCGGTCCATGCATGCAAGCTAGTATTTCAGAGTCACAGAAATCTGCAAAAGAAAACAGGATATACGTCAGTTGACACCTGCACTGACACATACGTTCATGCATGATCTTCATCAGCTTCTTCTCGATCGCGTCTGCCAGGACAAATTTTACAATAGAATTTGTTTCTTTCAAGTGTTGATAGAGCTTTGTCTCTTTTCctgaattgaaaaaaaaaagaaaaaaaaaggttgttTATGTTCAATATCCTTAGTAGAGCTAGAGATTATTTTTGTCAGTGAAACACATTATTTTTGTCAATTCATGGAGAATATGAAACATGTAGCCATGACATATCGTAATCAATCACCTTTAAAAACTTATCCAGAAATTGGAGAATGTGAAAGTACTTATTTTTCTCACCTTTAAAAACTTGGAACTTATCCTGTAATTGAAATGAAGTCattattattattgtaattttttttttagatgggTTACTGTATTTATTTTGACTGAAGGATGATATTATAAAAAATGCAAATTAGCTAGGTTAGGTAATCTGCGACACCAAACTAGCTCATTTGGCAACCACGGCAAGTGGTTCAGTGGATGCAATGGGTCCCACCACGGGTAACTCAGGATATGGAACCCCCACCACGTCTCGGGTTCGAACGCTGGGGGTGGCACTTTGTAATTGCTGAATTATCAAACGTGGCCAGGCACCATGCTGCATTGTATGGTTGAAACCTTTCACAGgtgtcggggggggggggggggggggggggggttattAGTCCTTGGGCTTAACAAAATAGTTAGAGAAAAAAGCGAGTCTAATTAGACtggttagagcaactccaacagcttccccatattttagtttttctctattttagggaaaaacgagactcttttgctccaacagattccctataactttctccattttagaagtgaggagagagaaaacaaaattccctaaatttacagcaatctctaaaattttaaggaagaatttggagattttagagattgctgtaaactagggaatctgttggagttgaagaagaaaaattgcttaaagctttgacttttgcttccctataatacaaaaattatagagaaactgttggagttACTCTTAGCACCATTAATTGCTACTGGAGCAAGATGCAAAGAAGAATTCAGGAGATGCACAAGCATATTTTAAAGCTCGCCACGCACCGTCCAAGAATGAACATATGCATAATAACGAAATAGTCTGAACTCTGAAGCAAACAATTGGCTGAGATGACAAAGCAGATTCTTATAGTATAAATGAACTATCAAAAATGGTCCGAGAATTTCTTTATAATTGTTTAGGCTCTACAGTTTTCATGTCATATTACTCATCAATCAACATTTATAATCGACCATGAGGGCCATGATCTCCCAACCTAATTAGATTTAACTTTAAGACCTCAATTATTGAATATGTTTCAATAAACCCTTCAATAACCCAATAAATCATTTACACATGTCTCCACATTGAACATGAAaaatgtaattttctaataaaTACAATAATAGGAGGTATGAGAGACATaatttttcacctcaaaaagaaaaaaaggtgaTTCTTATAGAATCTATGAACTAACAGAAATGTTCTGAGAATTGCTTTATAATTCTTTAGACTCTACAATTTTTATGTCATATTACTCATCAACCAACATTAATAATCCACCGTGAGggccatgattttttttttttttgattaaaagaggtcagcccattatatatattcagtaagcagtacaaaaacgaaacacctctATCAGGTCGATAGAAAGAATCGTTCATTTAGGAACCCTAAACACCTATTCTACGACAAGAACAAGCCTCAGGCCACCGCGAGTACACCCACATTTTGAGGAAAATAACGCActtttatttcaaacaaagatcATCATTCTCCGAAGCAAATAGCTCAGAGGAAGTGATCTTTGCGACCTATAACTAAAATTAAATAGCAATAGCAGGAAGGGAAATAGACTCCCCTTCCATAACCACTTCCTTCCCTAAAGCCTCCACCACAGGAACCTCGGTATCAATGGACGTCCCTGCCGCTCCACTATCGTCAGCACAATCAATGTGGCTCTTCCACTTTCTAAGTTTCTTCACCTCCTCATGAGCCGTAGCCACCTTAGGTTTGTTTTTACTCCCCCGAGGGCGTccaagcttcttcttctttggagacACTATGATCTTACCATTTTTATGCTGCAACAACAGGGTTGTGTGTTCATCCACCTGAAGCTCAGGGGCTGGGAGAGCCAAAAATCTCTTCCCAGGTTTAATCAGCTCAAAGGCCGCTTTACGTTTTGTACCCACAAGTATAGTCTCCACAACATTTTGTTCAGGCCCTGATTTCCTAGCTTTCAAAGTGGTCGAAGCAATCTGCACTAGAAGCACCTTTTCCATTGAATTAGCTGGCACCAAAGCTTCCCAGTTCTTGAAGATATTTGCTTGCTCCAAACCTGCAATAAAAGGAACAGTACAGATAGAGGCCCCAGTTGGCTTAGACTCCGACTGACCTGCATGTCCCAACGACGCTTGGACTACCACATCTCCATGCACGTCAGTCTGCAAATCTACACTCTCCTCCGGTACCAGACCCGAAGGTACAACCAGCATCAGATCCTTACCATTCCCCTCTTTCTGCAGCACCATACCACTCGCTGCAGCCGAACCCGACTCCAAGTCAGGCCTGCCATAGCAGTTGTCGGCGGCGACTTCAGCAGATCTGCCTTTTCCTGCACTAGAAATCGATCACACCCCATAGCATCATGTTAAAAAAATCCACACTCTCTGCAGAATCCCTTCACCTTGTCATAAATTAAGATTATCTCAGGCTCTATGGATGGAGAGAATTCAAACAACATCCAAGAGCGAATCCGACGACGAGTATCCAAAATCAAACGGATTCTCTGTTCCTCTTTCCTACGCCGGAGAGCCGGTAGATCAAACCTGATAACCTGACCCAGAATCGACCCAATTAAAGTTAGGGCAGATCTTTTTTGAAGCGCCAAAAGAAGACCACGAACGGCCACCCATGTTTCCAACCTCCATAGTGGAACCGCCTCCACCGCGCCAACTCCATCATACTCACCAAGAAGGAGCATAGTATTCCTATAGAACCAAGGGCCTCCATGAAGTGCCCTATTCCGATCAGCCTCCCGATCAAATTGGAACAAGAATCGATCTCCAGCATCATGAACTGTCAGACCTGACTTAATACGCCAGATCGAGGGGATAGTACCCTTAAAACCTGGAAACCAGCATCGTGAGGGCCATGATATTCCGACCCAACTATATTTAGGACCTCAATTATTGAAAATGTTTCAATAAGGGGaatgaaatttgcactccccaaaTTATAAACCACACACCCTTTACATTTTTATAATGAACTGTTTTTAAATTCTCAAATTTACCCTCTAAATACACTTGAATTTTCCACCAGAGAATTTTGTCATAACAAACAATCGTAGTACAATTGGACACTTGTTCTTTCCAAAGAAGTCACCAATTTGCCATTGGCAAACCAGACGCTGCCATAGTTTTATGTATAAAGCCGCTTTAAAGGAGTGATGGGTGCTTCACATTCCATCCCTCTCACCACTGGTACTGGTACCATCACCTTTCTTCACTCAAATCCCAGAATATCCTTGTTTTCTCAGTCAACAGAGTCAAGATTACAAAACCCAGTATTCAaattaaaccctaaaccccatcAACCAAATCTTCAAGACCCAGTTGAAGACCATGTCTCAATCCTCTCAAGTTGTGCCTGTCCATGGTGGTGAAGTTGTAGTTAGGGAGACCCAGGATGAAAGTAGCACAAGGCTAATTAATGTTGATGGGATTGATCTGGAAGTGGTTGACAAGACGGTGTATGATGCTCTTATTTGGAGCTCATTTCATggccttgttgttggtgacaggTCTGTTCAGGTTAGTGATATTGCTAACTCAACTCTTTTTAACTGATTGAAACCAGAAAAGACTAGAAATTTAAGTTTCTGTTCTTGAGTGTTTAGTGATGGAAACCATAAAGTCCAATTGTACAGAAGTCGAACAACAGCAGAGAATTTGTCAAATCTCAGTCTCAATATGCAGGCAAAATTTCCAGCTCAAAGGCCAAGCTCGGCTTCCGAAGTTCGCTGTGCCGAAACGATAATCTAACGATGAAGCCGGACCTCATCGCTTGCAAATTCAGCGGTCATCAACCTCGAGATCGTCGCCGATACCTGGTTCATCGACCTCGCAA encodes the following:
- the LOC133733096 gene encoding uncharacterized protein LOC133733096, with amino-acid sequence MQAFRQALSDCNLNDMGAAGGLYTWCDSNTKERLDRGTCTPAWSSEFGFSKIINLHPCRSDHTPLLLEVRKEQMRQDFYRRQFRFEEMWCAHEGFSAKMEEDRTVFRSRKEEVEAVRAQLDALLQKPFDQNDQTSKLQLSQRLNELMSIDETYWRQRSRAIWLKDGDRNSRFFHKKASNRRQKNRIKGLFDANGVWQESKAGIESVVLEYFQTIFSSHTLDVEAQNLVLQTIEPRVSTQMNETLLAPYCLEEVRIALFQMHPSKAPGPDGLSPFFFQKYWDLVGHEVSNAVISMLTHLEMPPDLTYTYVALIPKVREVVNMSHLRPIALCNVIYKIASKVLANRLKSFLPGIISPQQSVFVPDHLISDNTLVASELAHYMHKLRRGQEGFLALKLDIRKAYDRLEWGFLQRIMLKMGFTEQWVGATDNVLLIYSLSALITHSVSSGHWQGLRICDGAPSISHLLFADDSMLYSSATSQDCTLIRNLLNIYERASGQQVNLQKSNVVFSGSVLPHMRVSMAQILGVQAVDKHEKYLGIPTLVGRSKSDTFAYIKDNLSKKLTGWRSKLLSAAGREILIKVVAQAIPLYTMNCYLLPQTLIQELYQLCAQFWWGSTEEKKGMHWRAWDDLCKPKSVGGMGFRHLFAFNLAMLAKQGWRLIQSPDSLIGQLFKALYFPTSNFWEVTLGTQPSYAWRSILHGRDILRAGIQRHIGNGLSTNIWTDPWLCGEELGVYLSDRVTYVADLFLSPGVWNSTLLSELFPAHIVQKIFDIPLSPRNHEDRWIWGGDKKGRFTVKSAYHVARHRVLADHSSATQSKCGFVESTANILPTRSRLSERGIDLDTQCPLRNEDVETPIHVVRDCPHAASLIEGSNLPLVSAPTNVVDWLVTVHNLTPQNFAPSLMILWDTWRNRNAKVWDGDFKQASEVVPMTLGWWKDYKAAHVATQSVSGIRVMPKWIKLLVGYVKLNVDVAFDQTSRRTGLGGVFRDHTGLFLYAFRHSVMTANSAKHAELLALLLGVQTTLEHHLTPLIVETDCLELMTALSSSSLAYSDLGFLLADLRELLHEALDARVLRWEDKPMERLISWREMLRMLILSWNFFQLFLRLWRQF
- the LOC133744864 gene encoding uncharacterized protein LOC133744864; its protein translation is MSQSSQVVPVHGGEVVVRETQDESSTRLINVDGIDLEVVDKTVYDALIWSSFHGLVVGDRSVQKSNNSREFVKSQSQYAGKISSSKAKLGFRSSLCRNDNLTMKPDLIACKFSGHQPRDRRRYLVHRPRKIWQLRCHRPYTILQLNFSEKLIPGMIEQAN